From Triticum urartu cultivar G1812 chromosome 2, Tu2.1, whole genome shotgun sequence, a single genomic window includes:
- the LOC125534335 gene encoding uncharacterized protein LOC125534335, with amino-acid sequence MGAMSGAMEWHAWLSSARLEPALVHEYALVLARNELEAGDAAYFDHDFLRSMGIDVAKHRLEILKLARPGPGPAPGERGHRGTSSSAASLSGLVAAVGRAARYVRALVRLRGEPSSSSTALVLVPSQQQPDGHVDVGRSSFGHCKAPKRTRSMPKAPGTTCARSSAARATRPAGGCRGAATVHAMRDAESGGGGGGDETVQWECLFQDLNPN; translated from the coding sequence ATGGGCGCGATGAGCGGCGCCATGGAGTGGCACGCGTGGCTGTCGTCGGCGCGGCTGGAGCCGGCGCTGGTGCACGAGTACGCGCTGGTGCTGGCGCGCAACGAGCTGGAGGCCGGCGACGCCGCCTACTTCGACCACGACTTCCTCCGCAGCATGGGCATCGACGTCGCCAAGCACCGCCTCGAGATCCTCAAGCTCGCGCGCCCCGGCCCCGGCCCCGCCCCCGGAGAGCGGGGCCACCGTGGTACGTCCTCCTCCGCCGCGTCGCTCTCGGGCCTCGTGGCCGCCGTCGGCCGCGCCGCCAGGTACGTGCGCGCGCTCGTCCGCCTCCGCGGGGAGCCGTCGTCGTCGTCCACGGCGCTCGTGCTGGTCCCGAGCCAGCAGCAGCCGGACGGCCACGTCGACGTGGGCCGCTCGAGCTTCGGCCACTGCAAGGCGCCGAAGCGGACCAGGTCCATGCCCAAGGCGCCAGGTACGACGTGCGCGCGCTCGTCCGCGGCGAGGGCCACGCGCCCGGCCGGCGGGTGCAGGGGCGCCGCGACGGTGCACGCCATGAGGGACGCcgagagcggcggcggcggcggcggcgacgagacGGTCCAGTGGGAATGCCTGTTCCAGGACCTCAACCCCAACTGA
- the LOC125540104 gene encoding autophagy-related protein 101 isoform X1 yields MNCETCHLNELELEPLEIKDVLRCILHTIFFHRTLTLVRPKDVDCDLFEITYVQCGLAELEKEVDEKINQFIAWAEKHPNRKSQVCLSFFDEKNKHPGWFSSKTERVFWEQWFINLHVTSPKGQGKSRGYKAPANTKGQALEETSSRRDALSLLIQEVLFQIINYANEKKDHIPPISDRIFNHEILVPR; encoded by the exons ATGAACTGCGAGACGTGCCACCTCAACGAACTG GAGCTGGAGCCGCTGGAGATCAAAGACGTGCTGCGAT GCATCTTGCACACTATATTCTTTCATCGAACCCTCACTCTTGTCCGGCCCAAGGATGTTGACTGCGACCTCTTTGAGATCACATAT GTTCAATGTGGACTTGCAGAACTAGAAAAGGAGGTTGATGAAAAGATCAACCAGTTCATTGCTTGGGCAGAAAAGCATCCAAATCGGAAAAGCCAG GTGTGCCTCTCTTTCTTCGATGAGAAGAACAAGCACCCAGGCTGGTTCAGCAGCAAGACTGAGAGGGTTTTCTGGGAACAATGGTTCATCAATTTGCATGTCACAAGCCCTAAAGGGCAAGGCAAATCACGTGGCTACAAAGCACCGGCAAATACTAAAG GACAAGCATTGGAAGAGACCAGCTCAAGACGTGATGCGCTAAGCTTGCTGATCCAAGAAGTCCTGTTCCAGATCATTAACTACGCCAATGAGAAAAAAGACCATATTCCTCCAATCTCCGACAGAATATTCAATCATGAGATTTTGGTCCCCAG GTGA
- the LOC125540104 gene encoding autophagy-related protein 101 isoform X2, which yields MNCETCHLNELELEPLEIKDVLRCILHTIFFHRTLTLVRPKDVDCDLFEITYVQCGLAELEKEVDEKINQFIAWAEKHPNRKSQVCLSFFDEKNKHPGWFSSKTERVFWEQWFINLHVTSPKGQGKSRGYKAPANTKGQALEETSSRRDALSLLIQEVLFQIINYANEKKDHIPPISDRIFNHEILVPSSSDSVFGWNADVLRRALSSGHSYSLN from the exons ATGAACTGCGAGACGTGCCACCTCAACGAACTG GAGCTGGAGCCGCTGGAGATCAAAGACGTGCTGCGAT GCATCTTGCACACTATATTCTTTCATCGAACCCTCACTCTTGTCCGGCCCAAGGATGTTGACTGCGACCTCTTTGAGATCACATAT GTTCAATGTGGACTTGCAGAACTAGAAAAGGAGGTTGATGAAAAGATCAACCAGTTCATTGCTTGGGCAGAAAAGCATCCAAATCGGAAAAGCCAG GTGTGCCTCTCTTTCTTCGATGAGAAGAACAAGCACCCAGGCTGGTTCAGCAGCAAGACTGAGAGGGTTTTCTGGGAACAATGGTTCATCAATTTGCATGTCACAAGCCCTAAAGGGCAAGGCAAATCACGTGGCTACAAAGCACCGGCAAATACTAAAG GACAAGCATTGGAAGAGACCAGCTCAAGACGTGATGCGCTAAGCTTGCTGATCCAAGAAGTCCTGTTCCAGATCATTAACTACGCCAATGAGAAAAAAGACCATATTCCTCCAATCTCCGACAGAATATTCAATCATGAGATTTTGGTCCCCAG CTCTTCTGATTCCGTATTCGGGTGGAACGCCGACGTTCTTCGGAGGGCATTGAGTAGTGGACATTCGTACTCACTGAACTGA
- the LOC125534336 gene encoding uncharacterized protein LOC125534336, whose amino-acid sequence MAVAMLPRLVAVAALVALICAVAVGQVPAPAVGGAPVCDLVDQDVVNACFKSFGEGMKNAIADRRFSGGKVIKVGVDCCIAFGGHSCLCKMKMAWKAQGKSAQNNVQCVREKAC is encoded by the coding sequence ATGGCTGTAGCAATGCTCCCGAGGCTCGTTGCTGTGGCGGCGCTCGTCGCGCTGATATGTGCTGTTGCTGTGGGCCAGGTACCCGCACCTGCCGTCGGCGGTGCGCCGGTGTGCGACTTGGTCGATCAGGACGTCGTGAATGCGTGCTTCAAGAGCTTTGGAGAAGGTATGAAAAATGCCATTGCAGACAGGCGTTTTTCGGGGGGTAAGGTCATTAAGGTTGGAGTGGACTGCTGCATAGCCTTTGGAGGCCACTCGTGCCTCTGCAAGATGAAGATGGCGTGGAAGGCTCAGGGCAAAAGTGCCCAGAATAATGTGCAATGCGTCAGGGAAAAGGCATGTTAG
- the LOC125540101 gene encoding putative bifunctional dihydrofolate reductase-thymidylate synthase isoform X1, with amino-acid sequence MLSSKLLSARAGISTLYTTATPFLSTRTTTISHWTRHKSLEAINKLKSSCFHQSRMMAGVTNGNSHSDIQRKYQVVVAATREMGIGKDGALPWKLPSDLKFFKDLTMATADPSKKNAVIMGRKTWESIPTKFRPLPGRLNVILTRSGSSDYATVENVVTCGSLDSSLELLASAPYSSTIEKAFLIGGGQVLRESLNASACEAIHLTDIESTIECDTFIPPIDPLVFHPWYSSSPVVENNIRHSFATFVRVRKSAEEANDSNPSELTSNDAKKEKFEIQNFSFLPKMIFEKHDEYQYLNLVQDILRSGARKNDRTGTGTISKFGCQMRFNLRKNFPLLTTKRVFWRGVLEELLWFISGSTNAKVLQEKNIRIWDGNASREYLDSIGLSQREEGDLGPVYGFQWRHFGAEYTDMHADYTGKGFDQLADVINKIKNNPDDRRIIMSAWNPTDLKKMALPPCHMFAQFYVENGELSCQMYQRSADMGLGVPFNIASYSLLTCMLAQVCDLSPGEFVHVIGDAHVYSTHVQALEEQLQKQPKPFPILKINPLKKDIDSFVASDFKLVSYDPHQKIEMKMAV; translated from the exons ATGCTATCATCAAAGCTACTCAGCGCGCGAGCCGGCATCTCCACTCTATACACGACC GCCACACCATTTTTGAGCACGCGTACCACCACAATTTCTCATTGGACAAGGCATAAATCTCTTGAGGCCATCAACAAACTGAAGTCTTCCTGCTTCCATCAATCTCGAATGATGGCAGGTGTCACAAATGGCAATTCACACAGTGATATTCAGAGAAAATATCAAGTTGTGGTTGCTGCTACCCGTGAGATGGGCATTGGGAAGGACGGAGCATTGCCATGGAAGCTGCCTAGTGACCTTAAGTTTTTTAAGGATCTCACAATGGCTACAGCAGACCCATCAAAGAAAAATGCTGTTATAATGGGAAGGAAAACATGGGAAAGCATACCCACTAAGTTTAGGCCATTGCCCGGTCGCTTGAATGTTATACTGACTCGTTCGGGCAGTTCTGATTATGCAACTGTTGAAAATGTTGTCACCTGTGGAAGCTTGGATTCTTCCCTAGAACTACTAGCATCAGCTCCCTACAGCTCAACAATTGAGAAAGCCTTTCTAATAGGGGGTGGCCAGGTACTGAG GGAATCGCTAAATGCATCTGCATGTGAGGCCATCCATCTTACTGACATAGAGTCCACCATTGAGTGTGATACTTTCATTCCTCCTATTGATCCATTGGTCTTCCACCCATGGTATTCATCTTCTCCAGTTGTGGAGAACAACATTAGGCATTCTTTCGCGACCTTTGTTCGTGTTAGAAAGTCAGCGGAAGAGGCTAATGATTCAAATCCCAGTGAATTAACCAGCAATGATGCTAAGAAGGAAAAGTTtgaaattcagaatttttcattTCTACCAAAAATGATCTTCGAAAAGCATGATGAGTATCAGTATCTCAATCTTGTTCAAGATATACTACGAAGTGGTGCTCGGAAAAATGACAGAACAGGAACAGGAACAATATCAAAATTTGGTTGTCAG atGCGGTTTAACTTGAGGAAGAATTTTCCATTACTTACAACAAAG AGGGTGTTTTGGCGTGGTGTTCTTGAAGAACTGTTGTGGTTCATCAGTGGCTCAACGAATGCAAAG GTTTTACAGGAAAAAAATATTCGTATATGGGATGGCAATGCGTCAAGGGAGTATCTTGACAG TATTGGTCTATCACAAAGAGAGGAGGGTGACTTGGGACCAGTTTATGGATTTCAGTGGAGACACTTCGGTGCTGA ATATACTGACATGCATGCTGATTACACGGGGAAAGGTTTTGATCAGTTAGCTGATGTCATTAACAAGATCAAGAATAACCCTGACGATAGGCGTATCATTATGTCTGCATGGAATCCAACAGATCTCAAGAAGATGGCACTGCCACCTTGCCACATGTTTGCACAG TTTTATGTCGAGAATGGAGAATTATCCTGTCAGATGTATCAACGTTCAGCTGACATGGGGCTTGGTGTACCATTCAACATTGCATCATATTCTCTTCTGACGTGTATGCTTGCACAAGTTTGTG ATCTTTCTCCTGGAGAGTTTGTCCATGTGATAGGCGACGCCCATGTCTACAGCACGCACGTCCAAGCCTTGGAGGAACAACTTCAGAAGCAGCCCAAGCCATTTCCT ATTCTGAAGATAAACCCCCTGAAGAAGGATATAGACTCATTCGTCGCATCCGACTTCAAGCTGGTCTCCTACGACCCTCACCAGAAGATAGAGATGAAGATGGCAGTATAA
- the LOC125534334 gene encoding protein ANTAGONIST OF LIKE HETEROCHROMATIN PROTEIN 1-like, whose protein sequence is MVAAAAAARRKRSRLAPRSPARPRPPPPQLTALLAQLATSVSLALRFASDKDLLLRPSQALALDPLLLAAARAVSRLLALLPLHLQTITLTSLSLSPPTPPPSLPSSWFLRLVSASPALPDSAWRDAFRMSRPAFYALLRSLALPDPASPAAASSSLALPADHKLGAALYRLAHAAPARAVARRFGLPSPAAAAQAFYEVCRAVADRLAALLDLAAPDRISRAVPGFCALSLPNCCGALGYARFGAAAVTAQALVDAEGRFLDVSVGWDPAEAPPEVLPRTKLYTSQSLVLANAPHGELIGGSVPRYFLAPACCPLLPWLVTPYRDAGATDGASKERIFNNVHAQGARLVRSAFGRVRARWQLLEECWKGECQEALPYVVVAGCLLHNFLIKCGEPMPDAAAAPVDAGADAFADFEGENDKEGERIRDVLAVHLSLVSRTQ, encoded by the coding sequence atggtcgccgccgccgccgccgcgcgccgcaAGCGTTCCCGCCTGGCGCCCCGGTCTCCTGCGCGtccgcgtccgccgccgccgcagctgACGGCGCTGCTGGCGCAGCTGGCCACGTCGGTGTCCCTGGCGCTGCGCTTCGCGTCGGACAAGGACCTGCTCCTCCGCCCCTCCCAGGCGCTGGCGCTCGACCCGCTGCTGCTCGCCGCGGCGCGGGCCGTGTCGCGGCTCCTCGCCCTGCTCCCGCTCCACCTCCAGACCATCACGCTCACCTCGCTCTCGCTCTCCCCGCCGACCCCCCCGCCCTCGCTGCCCTCCTCCTGGTTCCTCCGCCTCGTCTCCGCCTCCCCCGCGCTCCCGGACTCCGCCTGGCGCGACGCATTCCGCATGTCCCGCCCGGCCTTCTACGCGCTCCTCCGCTCCCTCGCGCTCCCCGAccccgccagccccgccgccgcctcctcctccctcgcgCTGCCGGCCGACCACAAGCTCGGCGCCGCGCTCTACCGCCTCGCGCACGCCGCGCCGGCCCGCGCCGTGGCGCGCCGCTTCGGCctcccgtcgcccgccgccgcggCGCAAGCCTTCTACGAGGTCTGCCGCGCCGTCGCTGACCGCCTCGCCGCCCTGCTCGACCTCGCCGCGCCCGACCGCATCTCCCGCGCCGTCCCGGGCTTCTGCGCGCTCTCCCTCCCCAACTGCTGCGGCGCGCTCGGCTACGCGCGCTTCGGGGCCGCCGCGGTCACCGCGCAGGCGCTGGTCGACGCCGAGGGCCGCTTCCTCGACGTCTCCGTCGGCTGGGACCCGGCCGAGGCGCCGCCGGAGGTCCTGCCGCGGACCAAGCTCTACACCTCGCAGTCGCTCGTGCTCGCCAACGCGCCCCACGGCGAGCTCATCGGCGGCTCCGTGCCGCGCTACTTCCTGGCGCCCGCCTGCTGCCCGCTGCTCCCCTGGCTCGTCACGCCCTACAGGGACGCCGGCGCGACGGACGGCGCGTCCAAGGAGCGCATCTTCAACAACGTGCACGCGCAGGGGGCGCGGCTGGTGAGGAGCGCGTTCGGCCGCGTGCGCGCGCGGTGGCAGCTGCTGGAGGAGTGCTGGAAGGGCGAGTGCCAGGAGGCGCTGCCGTACGTCGTGGTCGCCGGCTGCCTGCTGCACAACTTTCTCATCAAGTGCGGCGAGCCCATGCCCGacgcggcggcggctccggtggaCGCCGGCGCCGACGCGTTTGCGGACTTCGAGGGGGAGAATGACAAGGAAGGGGAGAGGATCCGGGATGTTCTCGCTGTGCATTTGAGCTTGGTGAGCCGTACCCAGTGA
- the LOC125540101 gene encoding putative bifunctional dihydrofolate reductase-thymidylate synthase isoform X2, whose protein sequence is MMAGVTNGNSHSDIQRKYQVVVAATREMGIGKDGALPWKLPSDLKFFKDLTMATADPSKKNAVIMGRKTWESIPTKFRPLPGRLNVILTRSGSSDYATVENVVTCGSLDSSLELLASAPYSSTIEKAFLIGGGQVLRESLNASACEAIHLTDIESTIECDTFIPPIDPLVFHPWYSSSPVVENNIRHSFATFVRVRKSAEEANDSNPSELTSNDAKKEKFEIQNFSFLPKMIFEKHDEYQYLNLVQDILRSGARKNDRTGTGTISKFGCQMRFNLRKNFPLLTTKRVFWRGVLEELLWFISGSTNAKVLQEKNIRIWDGNASREYLDSIGLSQREEGDLGPVYGFQWRHFGAEYTDMHADYTGKGFDQLADVINKIKNNPDDRRIIMSAWNPTDLKKMALPPCHMFAQFYVENGELSCQMYQRSADMGLGVPFNIASYSLLTCMLAQVCDLSPGEFVHVIGDAHVYSTHVQALEEQLQKQPKPFPILKINPLKKDIDSFVASDFKLVSYDPHQKIEMKMAV, encoded by the exons ATGATGGCAGGTGTCACAAATGGCAATTCACACAGTGATATTCAGAGAAAATATCAAGTTGTGGTTGCTGCTACCCGTGAGATGGGCATTGGGAAGGACGGAGCATTGCCATGGAAGCTGCCTAGTGACCTTAAGTTTTTTAAGGATCTCACAATGGCTACAGCAGACCCATCAAAGAAAAATGCTGTTATAATGGGAAGGAAAACATGGGAAAGCATACCCACTAAGTTTAGGCCATTGCCCGGTCGCTTGAATGTTATACTGACTCGTTCGGGCAGTTCTGATTATGCAACTGTTGAAAATGTTGTCACCTGTGGAAGCTTGGATTCTTCCCTAGAACTACTAGCATCAGCTCCCTACAGCTCAACAATTGAGAAAGCCTTTCTAATAGGGGGTGGCCAGGTACTGAG GGAATCGCTAAATGCATCTGCATGTGAGGCCATCCATCTTACTGACATAGAGTCCACCATTGAGTGTGATACTTTCATTCCTCCTATTGATCCATTGGTCTTCCACCCATGGTATTCATCTTCTCCAGTTGTGGAGAACAACATTAGGCATTCTTTCGCGACCTTTGTTCGTGTTAGAAAGTCAGCGGAAGAGGCTAATGATTCAAATCCCAGTGAATTAACCAGCAATGATGCTAAGAAGGAAAAGTTtgaaattcagaatttttcattTCTACCAAAAATGATCTTCGAAAAGCATGATGAGTATCAGTATCTCAATCTTGTTCAAGATATACTACGAAGTGGTGCTCGGAAAAATGACAGAACAGGAACAGGAACAATATCAAAATTTGGTTGTCAG atGCGGTTTAACTTGAGGAAGAATTTTCCATTACTTACAACAAAG AGGGTGTTTTGGCGTGGTGTTCTTGAAGAACTGTTGTGGTTCATCAGTGGCTCAACGAATGCAAAG GTTTTACAGGAAAAAAATATTCGTATATGGGATGGCAATGCGTCAAGGGAGTATCTTGACAG TATTGGTCTATCACAAAGAGAGGAGGGTGACTTGGGACCAGTTTATGGATTTCAGTGGAGACACTTCGGTGCTGA ATATACTGACATGCATGCTGATTACACGGGGAAAGGTTTTGATCAGTTAGCTGATGTCATTAACAAGATCAAGAATAACCCTGACGATAGGCGTATCATTATGTCTGCATGGAATCCAACAGATCTCAAGAAGATGGCACTGCCACCTTGCCACATGTTTGCACAG TTTTATGTCGAGAATGGAGAATTATCCTGTCAGATGTATCAACGTTCAGCTGACATGGGGCTTGGTGTACCATTCAACATTGCATCATATTCTCTTCTGACGTGTATGCTTGCACAAGTTTGTG ATCTTTCTCCTGGAGAGTTTGTCCATGTGATAGGCGACGCCCATGTCTACAGCACGCACGTCCAAGCCTTGGAGGAACAACTTCAGAAGCAGCCCAAGCCATTTCCT ATTCTGAAGATAAACCCCCTGAAGAAGGATATAGACTCATTCGTCGCATCCGACTTCAAGCTGGTCTCCTACGACCCTCACCAGAAGATAGAGATGAAGATGGCAGTATAA